One Echinicola strongylocentroti DNA window includes the following coding sequences:
- a CDS encoding reverse transcriptase/maturase family protein yields MKVHRENQESNLILLHRMLLDGSFRTSEYDTFKVYEPKEREVFRLPYFPDRIVHHAIMNILEPVFVSTFAADSYSCIKGKGIHAAQRAVMKALKDVPGTKYCLKMDVKKFYPSIDHEILKTLLRKKIKDTRLLSLLDEIIDSTPGIPIGNYLSQYFANFYLTYFDHWVKEVLRVKHYFRYADDMVILADNKPYLHRLLSEISTYMNDRLKLQVKSNYQVFPVESRSIDFLGYRFYHSHTLLRKSIKKSFARKIAKGASKQVLASYMGWAIHCNSNHLIKKLTNDRAKIQ; encoded by the coding sequence GTGAAGGTTCATAGGGAGAACCAAGAATCAAACCTTATACTTCTTCATCGGATGTTACTGGACGGATCATTTAGGACCTCAGAATACGACACCTTTAAGGTTTACGAGCCAAAGGAACGTGAAGTATTCCGTCTTCCCTACTTCCCTGATAGGATTGTCCACCACGCCATTATGAACATCTTAGAACCGGTATTTGTATCCACCTTTGCGGCTGATAGTTACAGCTGCATCAAAGGGAAGGGAATACATGCAGCTCAAAGGGCCGTGATGAAAGCCCTCAAAGATGTACCAGGTACAAAGTATTGCCTAAAGATGGACGTAAAGAAATTCTACCCGTCCATTGACCATGAGATCCTAAAAACCCTGCTCCGGAAAAAGATTAAGGACACTCGGTTACTATCCTTACTGGATGAGATCATAGACAGCACCCCTGGCATTCCAATAGGGAATTATCTGAGCCAGTATTTTGCAAACTTCTACCTCACCTATTTTGATCACTGGGTAAAGGAAGTGCTGAGAGTAAAACACTATTTCAGGTATGCTGATGATATGGTAATCCTTGCTGACAATAAGCCTTATCTACATCGGCTCCTATCGGAAATAAGCACCTATATGAATGACCGGTTAAAGCTACAGGTTAAATCCAATTACCAGGTATTTCCAGTGGAGTCCAGGAGCATTGACTTTTTAGGATACAGGTTTTACCACTCCCATACCCTACTCAGGAAATCAATCAAGAAAAGCTTTGCCAGGAAAATTGCCAAAGGTGCCTCCAAACAGGTTTTAGCTTCCTATATGGGTTGGGCCATTCATTGTAACAGTAATCACTTAATTAAAAAATTAACAAATGACCGCGCAAAGATTCAGTGA
- a CDS encoding type IV toxin-antitoxin system AbiEi family antitoxin domain-containing protein, producing the protein MRLTQKQEKVIQFIVDGRGEITISEAVTLIGDQYHNQSKYVGETLSRMVRRGVLCRVRRGVYKLATKVSGKKDTYVVSPSQTRLFEQVEAAS; encoded by the coding sequence ATGAGACTAACACAAAAACAAGAAAAGGTAATCCAGTTCATAGTAGATGGACGTGGAGAAATTACGATATCAGAGGCGGTAACCTTAATAGGTGACCAATACCACAACCAATCAAAGTATGTGGGCGAAACCCTAAGCAGGATGGTTCGTAGGGGTGTCCTTTGCCGTGTTCGTAGGGGTGTGTATAAGCTGGCCACAAAGGTTAGTGGTAAAAAGGATACGTATGTGGTCAGTCCATCACAAACGAGGTTATTTGAACAAGTGGAGGCCGCATCATGA
- a CDS encoding DNA cytosine methyltransferase, with product MTREALINFSSSKSLSRLYVDSRGKLCFDEEPKFFYIDLFCGAGGVSSGIVRGGGKVIYCINHDPLAIASHRANLPGVFHATEDIRTFNLTPLIRVVEFIRKKNPGAFICLWASLECTHFSKAKGGEHREADSRTLAEHLYRYIDALDPDYIDIENVVEFMSWGPLRMKCAKMHKHKCDLSFDSRFAYQYEKKKRGKKKRIACEEYHPDRCELKMKHIPHYKMVPKSRDKGRDYVRWFQDICERFGYDYDYRILNSADYGAVTARTRYFGQFKKPFLPFTWPKATHAKNPKNEGLFGSLKPWKAVRPMLDLEDVGRSIFGRKKELSENTLKRIYAGLVKYVAEGKEPEFIMKYLSNALKTGISNPVDLDNVAPTVTTQNRLAFVNAQFIAKHFSGKPHQKVHPLSEPARTITTSANQSLVSTEFLLKYHGTGDNVLPMSGPSSTITTKDRMAVIWLDKQFRSELNHQDIDRPAGAIMTNDKHCKMTAVWVDKHYSGKHNHQSADMPLGSILTKDKYANIQCFVMNQFSGGGQHSSVDKPLGAITTVPKSNVIQAERFLFNHNYSNGATDIDSPAPTLLASRKHYYLLNPQYQSKGGDIDRPCFTLIARMDKMPPYLMEADKGEGDAAIIIYEDDCETMKKIKLFMAIHGICDIKMRMLKVPELLRIQGFGDKYILKGTQTDQKRFIGNSVEVNLAKSKVAERIRVFQEMYRQYQNQHVA from the coding sequence ATGACTAGAGAAGCATTGATAAATTTTTCATCCAGCAAGTCACTTTCAAGACTATACGTTGATTCTAGAGGAAAACTTTGCTTTGATGAGGAACCAAAATTTTTCTACATCGATCTTTTTTGTGGTGCGGGTGGAGTGAGTTCAGGTATAGTTAGAGGCGGTGGTAAGGTAATATATTGCATTAATCATGACCCCCTGGCCATCGCAAGCCACAGAGCTAACTTGCCTGGTGTATTCCATGCTACTGAGGATATAAGAACATTTAATTTGACCCCATTAATTAGGGTAGTTGAATTTATCCGGAAGAAGAATCCAGGCGCCTTTATCTGCCTGTGGGCTTCTCTGGAATGTACCCATTTTAGCAAAGCAAAAGGTGGTGAACATAGGGAGGCTGATTCCCGGACTTTGGCTGAACACCTTTATCGGTACATTGATGCACTCGACCCTGATTACATTGATATCGAAAATGTTGTGGAGTTCATGAGCTGGGGACCACTTAGAATGAAGTGTGCCAAAATGCATAAACATAAGTGTGATCTCAGCTTTGACAGCCGATTTGCTTACCAGTATGAAAAGAAAAAAAGGGGTAAAAAGAAAAGAATAGCTTGCGAGGAATATCATCCGGATAGATGCGAGTTGAAAATGAAGCATATCCCTCATTACAAAATGGTACCTAAATCACGGGATAAGGGTAGGGATTACGTTAGATGGTTCCAGGATATTTGCGAACGGTTTGGTTATGACTATGATTATAGGATCCTGAATAGTGCTGATTATGGTGCAGTGACAGCACGTACACGGTATTTCGGACAATTCAAAAAACCTTTTCTTCCATTCACTTGGCCAAAGGCGACTCACGCAAAGAACCCAAAAAATGAAGGTCTTTTTGGTAGTTTAAAGCCCTGGAAAGCTGTTCGGCCAATGCTAGATCTAGAAGATGTGGGGAGGAGTATTTTTGGCCGGAAAAAAGAACTATCTGAAAACACGCTGAAAAGGATATATGCCGGTTTGGTGAAGTATGTAGCTGAAGGAAAAGAGCCGGAATTCATTATGAAATACCTTTCCAACGCTCTTAAGACCGGTATTTCAAACCCTGTAGATTTGGATAATGTGGCTCCGACCGTTACCACTCAGAACCGATTAGCTTTTGTTAATGCTCAATTTATAGCAAAACACTTCTCTGGAAAGCCGCATCAAAAAGTACATCCATTAAGTGAGCCGGCCAGAACAATTACAACGTCAGCAAATCAAAGTCTAGTTTCTACCGAATTTCTATTGAAGTACCATGGGACAGGTGATAATGTTCTCCCTATGTCAGGGCCTTCAAGTACAATTACGACTAAAGATAGGATGGCAGTTATTTGGCTTGATAAGCAATTCCGTAGCGAACTAAATCACCAAGACATAGATCGACCTGCAGGTGCAATTATGACAAATGACAAGCATTGTAAAATGACTGCCGTTTGGGTTGATAAGCATTACAGCGGTAAACACAATCACCAATCAGCTGATATGCCTTTAGGATCTATTTTAACAAAAGACAAATACGCAAACATTCAATGCTTTGTCATGAATCAGTTTTCTGGTGGTGGTCAACATAGTTCAGTAGATAAACCTTTAGGAGCAATCACAACAGTACCGAAATCTAATGTAATCCAAGCTGAAAGGTTCCTTTTCAACCACAATTACAGTAACGGTGCAACAGATATCGATAGCCCGGCACCAACCTTATTGGCTAGCAGAAAGCATTACTATTTGCTCAATCCACAATACCAGTCCAAAGGAGGTGACATTGACCGTCCATGTTTCACTCTTATTGCCCGTATGGACAAAATGCCTCCATATTTAATGGAAGCTGACAAAGGTGAAGGTGATGCGGCCATAATCATATACGAAGATGACTGTGAAACAATGAAGAAAATTAAGCTTTTCATGGCCATTCACGGAATATGTGATATTAAAATGAGGATGCTTAAAGTGCCAGAGCTTTTGAGGATTCAAGGATTTGGAGATAAATATATTCTGAAAGGTACCCAAACTGACCAAAAACGGTTCATTGGTAATTCCGTGGAAGTAAACTTGGCGAAATCTAAAGTTGCTGAAAGGATTAGGGTGTTTCAAGAAATGTATAGGCAATACCAAAACCAGCATGTAGCATAA
- a CDS encoding single-stranded DNA-binding protein gives MDYRKLILSGNLVSDAEVKQSEKGNWTAFKIACNPTKEETVYYSIAINGDKLAEWLKKGKKVVVEGTPHVEAKQNKYNVTEIYHSVKNARVTMM, from the coding sequence ATGGACTATAGAAAATTAATCCTATCCGGCAATCTAGTATCAGATGCCGAGGTAAAGCAGAGTGAAAAAGGAAATTGGACGGCTTTTAAAATAGCCTGTAATCCAACGAAAGAAGAAACGGTGTACTACTCCATAGCCATCAATGGAGATAAGCTTGCAGAGTGGCTAAAAAAGGGTAAAAAGGTAGTAGTAGAAGGTACTCCCCATGTGGAGGCAAAACAGAACAAGTACAATGTAACTGAAATTTACCATTCCGTGAAGAATGCACGGGTAACCATGATGTAG
- a CDS encoding cyclic nucleotide-binding domain-containing protein, with amino-acid sequence MAKYRHVHCEFWNDEKVELEMTPEDKYLMLYLLTNDRTNSIGIYPITFKRMAYQTGYSMESVNNIVERLERLNLIKYDHDHKEICILNWGKWNLKKGGKPVEDAIKVDLQTVKNKSFISILLDSIDNKKLVQKVISELGHHDTSTIRPRYVDKTETETETETEKENKTETEKENQKEKREADKPPIYESLLSYSFKLFSESSIEGVFFEKMKQLHELNDEQVSEAFVKWKAKKEAVGEEFKTKKHLKNSFNKFLDYNAKEFKSSGGASSESFEDLVAEMERHAAKTEGRRL; translated from the coding sequence ATGGCTAAGTACAGACACGTACATTGCGAGTTCTGGAATGATGAAAAAGTAGAGCTAGAGATGACACCAGAGGATAAGTACCTCATGTTGTATTTACTCACCAATGACAGGACGAATAGCATAGGGATATACCCTATTACATTCAAGAGAATGGCTTACCAAACAGGATATAGTATGGAGAGTGTTAATAACATTGTGGAAAGACTTGAGAGATTGAACTTAATAAAGTATGACCATGACCACAAAGAAATTTGCATTCTAAATTGGGGAAAATGGAACCTGAAAAAGGGAGGAAAACCGGTGGAGGATGCAATCAAAGTCGATCTTCAAACGGTTAAAAATAAGTCGTTTATATCAATTTTACTTGATAGTATTGATAATAAAAAACTTGTTCAAAAGGTGATTAGTGAACTTGGTCATCACGATACGTCCACGATACGTCCACGATACGTGGACAAAACTGAAACTGAAACTGAAACTGAAACTGAAAAGGAAAACAAAACTGAAACTGAAAAGGAAAACCAAAAAGAAAAAAGGGAGGCGGATAAACCGCCTATCTATGAATCCTTATTAAGTTATAGTTTTAAGTTATTTTCTGAAAGTTCAATAGAGGGTGTTTTCTTTGAAAAAATGAAACAGCTACATGAACTGAATGATGAACAGGTTTCTGAAGCTTTTGTTAAATGGAAAGCTAAAAAAGAAGCTGTTGGAGAAGAGTTTAAAACGAAAAAGCATTTGAAAAATTCTTTCAATAAATTCCTTGATTACAATGCTAAAGAATTTAAATCAAGTGGAGGGGCCTCTAGTGAAAGTTTTGAGGACTTAGTGGCTGAAATGGAACGCCATGCGGCTAAGACAGAAGGGAGGAGGTTATGA
- a CDS encoding HNH endonuclease, which translates to MPTINTKQVKVPWVTPARKSKKSWGFDTQFYRRKKWINLRRFFLSRNPFCAECEKNGELISATVVDHKIPRKERKDLEYELDNLQGLCESCHNSKSSREGRGGQNSKNGPSLNR; encoded by the coding sequence ATGCCTACCATAAACACAAAGCAAGTCAAAGTCCCATGGGTGACACCCGCTAGAAAGAGTAAGAAGAGCTGGGGTTTTGATACACAATTCTACAGAAGAAAGAAATGGATTAATCTGCGTAGATTCTTCCTATCAAGAAACCCTTTCTGTGCTGAATGTGAGAAGAATGGGGAGTTAATAAGTGCTACTGTTGTTGATCATAAAATACCAAGAAAGGAGCGAAAAGATCTGGAATATGAGCTTGATAATCTACAAGGATTGTGCGAATCATGCCATAATTCAAAGAGTTCAAGAGAAGGGAGGGGCGGTCAAAATTCTAAAAATGGCCCTTCCCTGAACCGATGA
- a CDS encoding phage terminase small subunit P27 family: MAGGRPRQPDELKKLKGTLQPCRVNQEAPKTLPGIPEVPSGLDHMGKKAFKEICEDLYQMKVITTHDRHILYQAAEALSDYRRYKKTLKKVGEVYENTNRKTGITHYHARPEVKMKKDAWEQFHKCLTQCGLTPSMRAKVKVVKKEEENPFEAMMNS, from the coding sequence ATGGCAGGAGGAAGACCAAGACAACCGGACGAGCTGAAAAAACTGAAAGGAACTTTGCAACCATGCAGGGTCAATCAGGAAGCCCCTAAGACATTACCGGGAATACCGGAAGTGCCCTCTGGCCTTGACCACATGGGAAAAAAGGCATTTAAGGAAATCTGTGAAGACCTTTACCAAATGAAGGTCATAACCACCCATGACAGGCATATTCTTTACCAAGCTGCTGAGGCGCTAAGTGATTACAGGAGGTACAAGAAAACCTTGAAAAAAGTAGGTGAGGTTTACGAGAACACCAACCGTAAGACCGGCATCACCCATTACCATGCCCGTCCAGAAGTGAAGATGAAGAAGGATGCATGGGAACAATTTCACAAATGTCTTACCCAATGTGGGCTTACCCCAAGTATGAGGGCTAAGGTTAAGGTAGTGAAGAAGGAAGAAGAGAACCCTTTTGAAGCAATGATGAACAGTTGA
- a CDS encoding terminase large subunit, with amino-acid sequence MQAVDQYISEVQSGEIVTCKWVKLAVERHLDDLENGGERGLVFDPSAGERAIKFFSFLKHYKGSYAGKPFELLPWQQFIIFVLYGWKLTSGERRFRYAYVEVSRKNGKTTFASGLSLYSLIMDREDGAEVYTSATKRDQAKIAFNDAKAMTEKSPHLAKYIDVYQHNLHVLATHSKLEPLSSDQNTLDGLNPHFALVDEYHAHKDDGLYNVLKSGMGSRTQPMLFTITTAGFNKMGPCYALRKTCTEILEGVKQDDSQFAIIFTLDKDDDYTDEKVWIKANPSLNHSISIQWLRQEVIQAKNNPTQLVNLLTKNFNVWTDASEVWIEDKRWLECAGEIDQNDLEYDPAYGGLDLAAVRDINAFSLVFPVETVGKYMTLTWYWIPKETMMERINRDGVRYDLWVEEGWIIETEGNVTDYRKIKQDIMDLCERFNVEKIAFDRWNSSQLIIELTEEGLEMYPYGQGFASMSQPTKTLETWIMSQDIVHDSNPVTRWMLGNVELMRDAAGNIKPDKAKSQEKIDGIVSIIMAIGVMLADGADMANTGPSKYDKEEGGLISI; translated from the coding sequence ATGCAAGCAGTTGACCAGTACATATCGGAAGTACAGAGCGGTGAGATAGTTACCTGCAAATGGGTGAAGCTTGCAGTAGAGAGACACTTGGATGATTTGGAGAATGGTGGAGAGCGTGGTTTGGTTTTCGATCCGTCAGCAGGTGAAAGGGCCATCAAGTTCTTTTCTTTCCTGAAGCACTACAAAGGGTCATACGCAGGTAAGCCCTTTGAGCTGTTACCATGGCAGCAGTTTATAATCTTCGTTCTTTATGGCTGGAAACTCACATCAGGAGAACGTAGGTTTAGGTATGCTTACGTGGAAGTGTCAAGAAAAAACGGAAAGACCACATTCGCTTCCGGTCTTTCCCTTTATTCGCTGATAATGGACAGGGAGGATGGAGCAGAGGTGTATACATCGGCTACCAAGAGGGACCAGGCGAAGATTGCTTTCAATGATGCCAAGGCCATGACCGAGAAGTCCCCCCATCTTGCCAAGTACATTGATGTTTACCAACATAACCTGCATGTGCTCGCCACCCACTCCAAGCTTGAGCCGCTTAGCTCAGACCAAAATACCCTTGATGGACTTAACCCCCACTTCGCCCTGGTCGATGAATACCATGCCCACAAAGATGATGGCCTATACAACGTACTGAAATCCGGCATGGGGTCCCGGACACAACCCATGTTGTTCACAATCACCACAGCAGGATTCAATAAGATGGGACCATGTTACGCTCTTCGTAAGACCTGTACGGAAATACTGGAAGGTGTAAAGCAGGATGATAGCCAATTTGCCATCATATTCACGCTTGATAAAGACGATGATTACACGGACGAAAAGGTATGGATCAAGGCAAACCCTTCACTGAACCATTCTATTTCCATCCAATGGCTTAGACAGGAAGTGATTCAGGCAAAAAACAACCCTACACAGCTGGTCAATCTGCTCACCAAGAATTTTAACGTTTGGACGGATGCATCAGAGGTATGGATAGAGGATAAGAGATGGTTAGAGTGTGCTGGGGAAATTGACCAAAACGATTTGGAATATGATCCGGCCTACGGAGGTCTTGATCTTGCAGCTGTCAGGGATATCAATGCCTTTTCCCTGGTATTCCCAGTGGAAACCGTAGGAAAGTACATGACACTTACCTGGTACTGGATACCTAAGGAAACCATGATGGAACGAATTAACCGAGACGGTGTGCGATATGATCTATGGGTAGAAGAAGGGTGGATTATCGAGACAGAGGGGAATGTAACCGACTACAGGAAGATCAAACAGGACATCATGGATTTATGTGAACGATTCAATGTAGAAAAAATAGCCTTTGATCGCTGGAACTCAAGCCAGCTGATTATTGAGTTAACAGAAGAAGGGCTCGAGATGTATCCATACGGACAGGGGTTTGCCAGTATGTCACAACCTACCAAGACCTTGGAAACTTGGATCATGTCCCAGGATATTGTGCATGACAGTAATCCAGTGACCAGGTGGATGCTGGGCAATGTGGAATTAATGAGGGATGCAGCGGGGAATATTAAACCAGATAAGGCGAAATCCCAGGAGAAGATTGACGGAATAGTATCCATCATCATGGCCATTGGTGTAATGCTGGCCGATGGTGCGGACATGGCCAATACCGGTCCATCCAAATACGACAAAGAGGAAGGGGGCCTCATTTCCATATGA
- a CDS encoding phage portal protein, whose product MKIQKTIISAGRTILRSVGDTVSSISGLITPEGWLKDYFMMGIASSGVPVNEKSINQITAWTSGVRLIAETIGSLPLQNIRTSGDRHIKEKSDIWFLMARKPNSFMTSNIFWELVAKYCIHRGNHFSVIIRNNDYKVQEVIPIHEDRSVDVIFSNNRKYYRISGISEILDQDQVLHFMALGDGIKGISLIEYIATSAGITLASQKNEATFFKNGSQLQGVLEHPKQLKKESANRLRKDWHQIYHNPEGSDNRVAILEEGMTYKTISIDPAAAKLLDTLKKGNIDVSRILRLPPYMLMEMDGATYSNIEHQGLEFVKYTLTTWLSRFEREMWDKLYTEKEKRSDELKWKFNVEGLLRGDFKTRMEGYRVAINAGLKSQNECRALEDMDPFEGGDRRWIQMNMMPLDKADQILNRSTIEELLKKAQENEEANN is encoded by the coding sequence ATGAAAATTCAAAAGACCATAATCAGTGCCGGAAGGACAATACTTAGAAGTGTTGGAGACACTGTTTCCAGTATTTCTGGATTGATCACTCCCGAAGGATGGTTAAAGGATTATTTCATGATGGGCATTGCTTCCAGTGGAGTGCCTGTCAATGAAAAAAGTATCAACCAAATAACCGCTTGGACTTCAGGTGTTAGGTTGATTGCAGAGACCATAGGCTCTTTGCCCTTACAAAATATAAGAACAAGTGGCGATAGGCATATAAAAGAGAAGTCCGACATATGGTTTTTGATGGCCAGAAAGCCTAACAGCTTCATGACCTCTAATATATTCTGGGAACTGGTTGCAAAGTACTGTATCCATCGTGGAAATCACTTTTCGGTAATCATCAGGAACAATGACTATAAGGTTCAGGAGGTAATTCCAATACATGAGGACAGGTCTGTAGATGTGATATTCTCCAACAACAGGAAATACTACCGTATATCCGGCATTTCTGAGATTCTTGACCAAGATCAGGTACTTCACTTTATGGCCCTTGGGGATGGAATCAAAGGGATTTCACTGATTGAATACATCGCCACGAGCGCGGGGATTACCCTTGCTTCGCAGAAGAACGAAGCAACTTTCTTCAAAAACGGCTCCCAGCTTCAAGGGGTATTGGAACACCCTAAGCAATTAAAGAAAGAATCAGCGAACAGGTTGCGAAAAGACTGGCACCAGATCTACCATAATCCAGAGGGAAGTGACAACAGGGTAGCCATTCTGGAAGAAGGTATGACCTATAAAACAATCTCCATTGATCCTGCAGCCGCTAAGTTGCTCGATACATTGAAGAAAGGAAATATTGACGTGTCTCGAATTCTTAGACTTCCGCCATATATGCTCATGGAAATGGACGGAGCGACCTATTCCAACATCGAGCACCAAGGTCTTGAGTTTGTCAAATACACTCTTACTACCTGGTTATCCAGATTTGAGCGTGAGATGTGGGACAAGCTTTACACGGAAAAAGAAAAGCGTTCGGATGAACTAAAATGGAAGTTCAATGTAGAAGGGCTCCTAAGAGGTGATTTCAAAACACGAATGGAGGGTTACCGGGTGGCGATAAATGCGGGGCTTAAATCTCAAAATGAATGCCGGGCCCTAGAGGATATGGATCCTTTCGAAGGAGGTGACAGGCGATGGATACAAATGAACATGATGCCCCTTGACAAGGCCGACCAGATTCTAAACAGGTCTACAATCGAAGAACTACTCAAAAAAGCACAGGAAAATGAAGAAGCCAATAATTAG
- a CDS encoding phage major capsid protein, with translation MKRTSKVIIEERADKYDALEALNQKRKDEKRNFTEEEVTEFEDLEKDISSLNEELRTVQAQEKADAIAAARQAGNPVNKSFSEKEEKDMSQYSLRKALLSLTSRHEKLEGIELEMQQEAEKEMRQFSKSLSGDSIAIPSHMMGRLFAKRDMTATGGTDGNQGGLTIENEVRGYIEALRERSLALQLGWDFIPGLVGNFDMPRENALYTPGFKTENAAADESNPTLTKVSFAPKRATGFVDISKQLLIQSAVGIEMRIRTQILRGHAELLDRVIFNGDSGEDEPVGILNDPDVTGVAIGTNGGAMTKATLDELIQVIEEAKAWNDNTRFVTSPIGKRHMKNVNIDSGSGKFLWERGNTLDGVEAFATTHVPKDLAKGTGTDLTALIGGDFRGGLAGQWGGTEITVDPYTQAVNGLVRFVPCQYVDSHVINPNLFKVIKDIDPA, from the coding sequence ATGAAACGAACATCAAAAGTAATCATCGAAGAGAGAGCAGATAAATATGATGCTCTGGAAGCCTTGAACCAAAAGCGAAAGGACGAAAAAAGGAACTTCACGGAAGAGGAAGTCACCGAGTTTGAAGACTTGGAGAAGGATATCAGCAGCCTAAATGAAGAGCTACGGACGGTTCAGGCTCAGGAAAAAGCGGACGCCATTGCAGCAGCCCGTCAGGCAGGAAATCCGGTAAACAAAAGTTTTTCGGAGAAGGAAGAAAAGGATATGTCCCAATATTCTTTGCGTAAAGCCCTGTTGTCACTTACTTCTCGACATGAAAAGCTAGAAGGTATCGAGCTGGAAATGCAACAGGAGGCAGAGAAGGAAATGAGGCAATTCAGTAAGTCTCTTAGCGGTGACTCTATCGCCATTCCTTCCCATATGATGGGCAGATTGTTCGCAAAGCGTGACATGACCGCTACCGGTGGTACTGACGGTAACCAGGGAGGCCTTACCATCGAGAACGAGGTAAGGGGATATATCGAGGCTCTTCGTGAAAGGTCGTTGGCCCTTCAGTTGGGCTGGGACTTTATCCCTGGTCTTGTAGGCAACTTTGATATGCCAAGGGAAAATGCCTTGTATACTCCCGGATTCAAGACGGAGAATGCAGCAGCGGATGAAAGCAATCCTACCCTGACAAAGGTTTCTTTTGCGCCAAAAAGGGCAACTGGTTTTGTGGACATTTCCAAACAGCTTCTTATCCAAAGTGCTGTGGGTATCGAAATGCGAATTCGTACGCAAATCCTTAGAGGACATGCTGAGCTTCTTGACAGGGTGATCTTCAATGGAGATTCAGGCGAAGATGAGCCAGTAGGTATATTGAATGATCCTGATGTTACCGGTGTGGCCATCGGTACGAATGGTGGTGCCATGACCAAAGCCACCTTGGATGAACTTATCCAAGTGATCGAGGAAGCAAAAGCCTGGAACGACAACACCCGTTTTGTCACCTCTCCTATCGGTAAGCGTCACATGAAGAATGTGAACATCGATTCAGGTTCCGGAAAGTTCCTTTGGGAACGAGGTAACACCTTGGACGGTGTGGAGGCGTTTGCAACTACCCATGTACCAAAAGACCTTGCCAAAGGAACCGGTACAGATCTTACCGCTTTGATCGGTGGTGATTTCAGGGGTGGACTTGCCGGACAGTGGGGCGGTACAGAAATCACGGTAGATCCTTACACCCAAGCGGTGAACGGCCTGGTTAGGTTTGTTCCTTGCCAGTATGTGGATTCCCATGTGATCAATCCGAACCTTTTCAAGGTAATCAAGGACATTGATCCTGCATAG
- a CDS encoding head-tail connector protein has protein sequence MEIVGFKLKSKDFTGILTRDEAKEHLRIPAPDTSQDDQVDLYMSAAIAHAESEMERKLSLTTYEFKIKPERISFALPYPDFKSISKMVSVSGGTSTTLFEEGQPGDLSDFMEVDDFRELAQLTILDYPEDSDYLVITVSFQMDPLPLNVLQAIKMIIYHWYDNRSEVEVGRTANQVPMAAKRVFELERFYRF, from the coding sequence ATGGAAATAGTAGGATTCAAACTGAAATCGAAGGACTTCACGGGAATTTTAACCCGTGATGAAGCGAAGGAGCACCTTCGTATTCCTGCCCCTGACACTTCGCAGGATGACCAAGTAGACCTTTACATGTCCGCGGCCATCGCCCATGCTGAAAGTGAAATGGAAAGGAAGCTCAGTTTGACCACCTACGAATTCAAGATAAAGCCCGAAAGGATATCCTTTGCCCTGCCCTATCCGGATTTTAAGTCTATCAGTAAGATGGTATCGGTTTCGGGTGGTACTTCTACCACTCTTTTCGAAGAAGGCCAGCCTGGTGACCTTTCCGATTTCATGGAAGTGGACGACTTCAGGGAGTTGGCACAGTTGACCATATTGGATTACCCGGAGGACTCGGATTACCTGGTGATCACAGTAAGTTTCCAAATGGATCCTTTGCCGCTGAATGTGCTTCAAGCCATAAAGATGATCATCTACCACTGGTATGACAACAGAAGCGAAGTAGAAGTGGGCAGGACGGCCAATCAGGTCCCCATGGCTGCCAAGCGTGTGTTTGAACTCGAACGTTTTTACAGGTTCTGA
- a CDS encoding phage head completion protein → MAFDKFIEFSQPVTVKSASGMETTTFQKLDIPSYGELVTKPGGEKNEGKQLVASRQDTFRIRYRADINETFIMEVLGTKYDIYWIEPENRRAYIQITATRKDNDR, encoded by the coding sequence ATGGCGTTTGACAAGTTCATAGAATTCTCCCAACCGGTAACGGTAAAGTCAGCTTCAGGAATGGAAACGACCACTTTCCAGAAGCTTGATATCCCCAGTTACGGGGAACTGGTCACCAAGCCGGGCGGAGAGAAAAACGAGGGAAAGCAACTGGTAGCCAGTAGGCAGGATACCTTTAGGATCAGGTACAGAGCTGACATAAATGAAACATTCATTATGGAAGTCCTGGGAACAAAATACGATATCTATTGGATTGAGCCTGAAAACAGACGGGCATATATCCAGATCACCGCTACAAGGAAGGACAATGATAGGTAA